One Channa argus isolate prfri chromosome 17, Channa argus male v1.0, whole genome shotgun sequence genomic window, CTCCAGCGCTGGCGGTCATGTGTCAATGATGTCCTGCGCCGGCGAAGGTTCGTGTGGCAAACTCGTGGCGTTGGGCAGCGGCTGCGTGTGGCTGACCGAGTTTTGCTGCAGCTCTAGTGCCATGGCGTTCTGCGGATGGGGGAACTCCTTTACCTGTTTGCGGTATTCCAGGAAGGTGGACGCCTTGGTGGCGATAGCCACCACATTTTTGCCAACAAAGATGGTAGAAACACGGCTGTCCTGAAACAACACCATGTTTACACCACGTATAAGGATGGTCACCACATTTATGGTAACCAGACTCAGGACTGGGTACAGCATCATCTTCTGGGGTGACATGTGCTCCCCCTGCATACTGATTTCACTGAGTGACACACAGGGCAGGATGAGCAACAGGATGTAACAGTAGAAGAACATCAGGCCCTCAGCCCAGATGGGAAGGCCTGTCCGTTGTGGCTCCCACAAGTTAGCTTGGATATCCAGCAGGTCCAGCAGATCCAGAGCAACCCAGAACAGACGACTCCTCATATCCTCCTTCTTTCTGAAAGTTCTCACATATTCCATGCTATCCAGAGCTACTAGAACCAAATACAAACCAGGGACACATACAGATAATAATAAAGTCAGAGCCTTCCTTGCCACTGTCTCCAGACTCTTCCTGTCAGCCTTGCAATTCTGGAAGACGAAGTAGAGTTTGATCTCTAGGACAAAGATGTACAGAAACCAGAGGATCATGGCGTATCCTCGCCGGGCAGTGCGCACCTCGGCACCGACCCACACTGCCACGTAACGCAGCACTATGAGGAAGCAAACATCCCCTACCAGCACTATAATGCACACTCCGATCTTCCTAGGACCCTGGTTTTGCTCCACCAGGTAGGCGTCCATGAAGGCCATGCTGGTCATGATGACAATGGTGGTCAGGCACACGTGGCGTTTGTCTGGGGGTGGCAACACCATGGTGAGGGCACCTGCTGGCTCTCACTCTCAAttcacagcttttaaaaaataaaactagtcCAGAAGGTAAACACCGAACTGCGTCCACTCCACACTTTTAATGTTGGAGAAAAACAGTATTTAAGGTACTTTGACAGCAGCAGTGTGCACAGGAGTAAAAGTCCAGCTAGAGTAtctcaaataataaaatcactCTATACATTACTGCACTAGTAGTCCATTGAGGAGGATGGTTGTTTGCAGCATAGAAGCAGAGCTGTGTGTGGAGTCAGCTGAGAGATTCTGGCTGCCGATAGCTCTCAGACCACGTGAGAACAGGAACATCACCTTGTTAGTCAGCGCACTTCCATTGATTCAGCTCTACTCCTGAGCAGCAGCTACACCAAAGGCTCTACAGCTGACACAACATGACTGATAGtaatccacacacactcaaacgCAGACTATTGTCAGTGTGGACTCTAAGGGGTGTGTGATAAGATTTCAGGACACGGTGTTGCAGTGTAGGAACGTTTATGGGGGTGTTTATTTGTGAATGAGACGGTGTAGAAATCAAATTTGTGACGtgcaaataaatgcatgtgCGTGCCTGCGCCGCAGCTTAGCATGTGCGAGGAGTTCCTCTTTGGATACCGCTGTAGATGatggtgcagtgtgtgtggctCCTTGCAGTCGTGCAAGAAAGTTGAGAGGAGTCTGCAGTGGCCGGAGGCCCCCAGGCGCCATAAATCACAGAGACGGCAGGTCAACGGCCCATGAGGCCTTGCGTCTGACGCCAGCTCCTCTGGGGGGAGGCTCTTACACGTTGC contains:
- the tmem121ab gene encoding transmembrane protein 121Ab, producing MVLPPPDKRHVCLTTIVIMTSMAFMDAYLVEQNQGPRKIGVCIIVLVGDVCFLIVLRYVAVWVGAEVRTARRGYAMILWFLYIFVLEIKLYFVFQNCKADRKSLETVARKALTLLLSVCVPGLYLVLVALDSMEYVRTFRKKEDMRSRLFWVALDLLDLLDIQANLWEPQRTGLPIWAEGLMFFYCYILLLILPCVSLSEISMQGEHMSPQKMMLYPVLSLVTINVVTILIRGVNMVLFQDSRVSTIFVGKNVVAIATKASTFLEYRKQVKEFPHPQNAMALELQQNSVSHTQPLPNATSLPHEPSPAQDIIDT